One Streptomyces drozdowiczii DNA segment encodes these proteins:
- a CDS encoding SUKH-3 domain-containing protein gives MHDRTDLPRQTGPDRQSATRFPVAVDAALRAAGWAPGRWDIRQAEEWADALRSHASPAGHQHAVFPAAVEAWAEFGGLHITATAPGRQIAPPAVRIDPLSGLHLARTLGDLGRALATEVAPLGEEGDGQAVLAIDLAGRVYSIDHTGDWYLGQDIDTALATLVTGLQPERLVSG, from the coding sequence ATGCACGACCGCACCGACCTGCCCCGGCAGACCGGCCCCGACCGGCAGTCCGCCACCCGCTTCCCCGTCGCCGTCGACGCCGCCCTGCGCGCCGCCGGCTGGGCGCCCGGCCGCTGGGACATCCGCCAGGCCGAGGAGTGGGCCGACGCCCTGCGCTCGCACGCCTCGCCCGCCGGGCACCAGCACGCCGTCTTCCCGGCGGCGGTCGAGGCGTGGGCGGAGTTCGGGGGCCTCCACATCACCGCCACCGCGCCGGGGCGCCAGATCGCGCCGCCGGCCGTCCGCATCGACCCGCTGAGCGGGCTGCACCTCGCCCGCACCCTGGGCGACCTCGGCCGCGCGCTGGCGACCGAGGTCGCGCCGCTCGGCGAGGAGGGGGACGGGCAGGCCGTCCTGGCGATCGACCTGGCGGGGCGGGTGTACTCCATCGACCACACCGGGGACTGGTATCTGGGCCAGGACATCGATACGGCGCTGGCGACGCTGGTGACGGGGTTGCAGCCGGAGCGGCTGGTCTCGGGCTGA